The window TCACAGAGACAGCGTTTCTGCGAACACCCGATCAAACTCAATCTAGCACCCGTCCAGATCCGGCGACTCCCAATACTGGCGGGAAACGGGACGCTTTTGGCCGGTCCGGACGGACGTTTGCGTATGGCTCAGACCACCCGCGAGTACGGGGAGTGGCCGCTCAAGCGGCTGATGACCGAGGTCGTCGGATCGGGACACAAGTCGGCCGACGACATGGACCGCGGGCAGGCCCGCGAGGCGTTCCAGCGCATTCTCGACGGGGAACCGGACGAGACCACGCTGGGCGCGTTCTGGCTCGCCAACCGCTGGAAGCGCAACTCGCCGGAGGAGCTGGCGGCGTTCGTCGACGTGATGCGCGAGGAGAGCGTCGAGACGGGCGTGCCGGACGCCGACCCCGTCGACTGCGGGGCCAACTACGACGGCAAGGGCGACAGCGCCATCCTGGGGGTCGCCGCCGGCGTCGTCGCCGCCGCGGCGGGCACCCCCGTCGTCGTCCACAGCGGCGACCGCGTCCCCACCCAGAAGCAGGACGCCTACAAGCACGTCCTCGACGAACTCGGCGTCCGGACGGCGGTGTCGCCCGGCGAGAGCGTCGACATGGTCGACGAGACCGGCTTCGGCTTCTACTACCAGCCCGAGTTCAACCCCGGCGTGGTGGACCTGTTCGATCGCCGCGACGAGATGGGCGTCCGGACGTTCGTCAACACGGTCGAGACGCTGGCGAACCCGGCCGACGCGGACGTCCACCTGGGGAGCTTCTATCACCTCGCGTTCGCCACGAAGATGACCGACACCCTCCAGCAGGCCCAGACGCAAGACGTCTCCCGAACGCTCTTCTTCCAGGGCATGGAGGGCTACGACGACGTCCGGCCGGGATCGACCGTCGTCGCAGAGTGGAACGACGGCGACGACGAACTCGACGACTTCGAGATCAAGACCGCCGACTACGGGATGGACGTAGAGAGCGAGGACCTCGAAGTCGACGACGTCGCCGCCGACTCCGCGGCCATCACCGAGGACGTCGTCGCGGGCGAGCGCGAGGACGGCTTCGCCGACGCCGTCGCGCTCAACGCCGCGCTGCGGATCTACGCCCGCGAGGACGCCGACTCGATCGACGAGGGACTGGAGATGGCTCGCGAGGCCATCGACGACGGCAGCGCCGCCGCCGTCCTCGAGGACTTGCAGGCGTTCTGAGGGCCCGACGGTCGAACCGCACCCAACGCCTTTCTTCCGCGCCGGCGAAGGGCGAACATGGCCGAGTCACAGGCGACAACGGAGGGAGCGACCCCCGTGGCCGTCGACGATCTCGTCGAGCACCACCGTGTTCGGGTCAACGGCGTCTCCCTCCACTACGTGACCGCGGGTCCGGAGGACGGCGACCTCGCCGTCCTGCTCCACGGCTTCCCGGACTTCTGGTACTCCTGGCGCCACCAGATCCCGGCGCTGGTCGACGCGGGCTACCGCGTCCTCGCGCCGGACATGCGCGGCTACAACCGCTCGGAGGCGCCCGGCGGCGTCGCCGCCTACGACCTCGACGAGCTCGTGGCCGACGTCGCCGGGCTGATCGAGCACGCCGGCCGGGAGCGGGCCCACGTCGTCGGGCACGACTGGGGCGGCCTCGTCGCCTGGCAGGTCGGCATCGACCGGCCCGACGTGGTGGACCGACTGGCCGTCCTGAACGCGCCGCACCCGGCCGCGTACGTGCGGGACCTGACGACCTGGGAACAGCTCCAGAAGTCCTGGTACGTCTTCTGGTTCCAGGTCCCCCGGCTGCCGGAGTGGGGCTTCGCGCGCGACGACTTCGCCGTCTTCGACGAGATCTTCGACGAGGGGACGGCGCGACCGAACGCCGTCACGGACGCGGACCTCGAGCGCTACCGCGAGGCGTTCCGCCGGAACGGCCCCCGCGGACCGATCAACTACTACCGGGCGCTCGCCCGCCGTCGAGCGAAACAGGGCGCTGGGGCGCTGCTGGGAGGCGGCCGGCCGGACTGGCGCGTCGACGTCCCGGCGCTGCTGCTGTGGGGCGAGCGAGACATGGCGCTGGCGACGTCGCTGACCCGCGGCGTGGACCGGTGGGTGCCCGACCTGCGCGTCGAGCGCTACGGCGACGCCGGCCACTGGGTCCAGTTCGACGCGAGCGAGCGGGTGACCGAGGCGCTGGTGGACTTCCTCGCGGGCGACGCGGGGACCGGAACCGCCGAGGCGGAGTAGCGAACAGGCGCCACGACTGCCCGCGGGCCGGGGTGGCGCGCTCCCGCGAACCGGCCCGCGGCGGGGGTCAGGTCACGCCCGGGCCTCGTTCCGTCCCCGCACTTCAACCCCGGCACGGCACCGCCAGCGTTTTGCCGGCCCGTGGCGTCTCAGATTCCATGAGTGACCTGACCGCGACGATCCACACGACGAAGGGCGACATCGAGATCGAACTGTTCGACGAGCGCGCGCCGCGCACCGTCGAGGCGTTCGTCGACCACGCCACCGAGGCCGAGAGCTACGACGACGCGGAGATCGGTCCGGGCGAGGGCGCCTGGGAGGACCCCGAGACGGGCGAGAAGCGCGTCGATCCCATCTACGACGGCGTCGAGTTCCACCGCGTCATCGAGGACTTCATGATCCAGACCGGCGACCCCGAGGGCACCGGCCGCGGCGGCCCCGGCTACACCTTCGAGGACGAGTTCCACGACGAACTGCGCCACGACTCGGCCGGGAAGGTCTCGATGGCCAACCGCGGCCCCGACACGAACGGCTCGCAGTTCTTCATCACGCTGGCGGAGACGCCCCACCTCGACGACAAGCACGCCGTCTTCGGCGAGGTCGTCGACGGCATGGACGTCGTCGAGGAGATCGGCGGCGTCGACACGGACATGCACGACCGCCCGACGACGCCCATCGAGATCGAGTCCGTCGAGATTCACGACTAGCGTTACTTCGCGGTGTCGGTAGCCGATCGAATGGGGGGAGCTTTTTGACCCCCTCTCCGAACGCCGTCCCATGGACGCGACCCGCGCAGTCACGGCCCTCCTCGCCGTCGTCACGGTCACCGCCGGCTTCGCGCCGGCGGCCGCCACGGCGGCGACCGGGCCCGCAGTCGGCTCGTCGACGGCCGCTTCAGGACCGGCGCTCCAGACCGACGCCTCGAACCCCTGCGTCGGGACGATCCGCGAGCGGCCCGAGAACGCCACGCTGCTCTCGCTCCAGGGGGCGCGTGGGTCGAGCTACACCACGGCGCTGCTGACCGGCATCGCTCCGAACGGCTCGATCATCGGCGTCCACAACGTCACGGGCCACGGCGGCCGGTGGGCGTACGACGTCGATCCGCTGGCGAACGGGAACCTGCTGATGGCCAGCACCGAGCCCGGCATCACCGTCGTGACCGAGATCGACCCCGCGACCGGCGAGCACGTCTCCGTGCGCCGCTTCGAGGACGTCGAGGACGGCCACGACGCCGACCTCCACGGCGACGAACTGTACCTCGTCGACAAGGGCGACGAGCGCAACCGGGTGCTGATCTACAACCTCACCCGGGAAGAGATCACCTGGCAGTACCGCTTCGACGAGCACTCGGAGGCCTTCCCGCGGGACGGCGGCGGTCCCTACGCCGACGACTGGACCCACGTCAACGACGTCGAGCGGATCGGCGACGGTCTGATCATGGCCTCGATCCGGAACTTCGACGAGGTGGTCGCCATCGACCGCGAGACCAAGGAGATCGCGTGGACGCTCGGCGAGGACGGGAACCACGACGTTCTATTCGAGCAGCACAACCCCGACTACTTCGAGGGCGAGAACGGGACGCCGACCGTCATCGTCGCGGACAGCCGCAACGACCGCGTCGTCGAGTACGCCCGCATCGAGGCGGGCGCCGACGTCGACCTGGGGGCGAACGCGACCCGCGTGAACGACGAGTGGGTCCGCACGTGGACCCTCGAGGGCGGGCAGCTCGACGACCCGCGGGACGCCGACCGCCTGCCCAACGGGAACACGCTGGTCTCGGATCGGCGCGGCCACCGCCTGCTGGAGGTGACGCCGGCCGGCGAGGTCGTCTGGGAGGTGTACGGCCCCTGGCAGCCGTACGACGCCGAGCGGATCGGCACCGGCGACGAGTCCAGCGGTCCGACGATGCGGGAGGCCGACGCCACGGGCACCGTCGAGATGACCGGCAGCCAGGGCATCGACGTCGACCGCCAGGAGCAGTGCTACGAGTACCTGACCAGTTCGGACCGGGACGACCGCCTGCTCCCGCCCGGGGCGCTCGACGGCGGGGCGAGCGATCAGTCGACGACCGACGCCGGGGGCGCGAACGCGACGGACCAGTCCGACGAGCGCGTGACCGCCACGCCGGCGCTCGGGACCGGGTCGGACGGCTCCGACGGCTGGACGGTCGCCGCCGGCCTGCTGGGCGCGGCAGCGCTGGTCGCCGCTGCGCTACTCACCCGTCGTCTAGGATAGCCCCGAGATTTCTGCTGAAAAAGGCGGGCTTAACTGGTCCCGCCACCGAGTTGCGGGCATGGCCGATCAGGACGGACCCATCGACCCGAGCGACGTCGGCGAGACCGATGCCCCGCCCGTCGAGGACAAGCCCTACAAGATCATCTTCGAGGCCAACAAGTGCATCGGCGCGGGCAAGTGCGCCGAGGTCTCCGACAACTGGGAGCTGAGCCTGGACACCGGTATCGCGGCCCCGAAAGCCTACTTCGTCGGCGAGGAGCAGGTCGACGACGAGATCCGGGCCGCGGAGGTCTGCCCCGCCAAGAAGGACCGCGGCGTCATCCACGTCGTCGACCGCCGGACGAACGAGGAGATCGCACCGGACCCCGAGGGCGACGGGACGCTCTCCGTCGACTGGTAACCCGTCGCGCTAACATCATTGATCACCGACACATTCGATTAATAATCGACCTGCTTACATACACGCCAGTCATTCATCCGGCATTTCTTCCACTATTTAGCGATTAGGGACGCTAAAATAACACAAACCACTATATATTGGAGTCCGTATACGTGGCCATGTCATCCGACCGAGCGCTCGAACGGCGGAATTTTCTCAAGGCGACCGGGAGCGCCGCCGCGGCGGCGGCGTTCGCCGGCTGCTCCGGCGACGGCGGCGATCAGGGGAACGACACGGGGACCCAGACCGGCTCCGGTGACTTCTCGACGGAGCTGAAACAGGAGGGCGACCTCTGGCGGGTCCTGTCGGGGACCATCACGACGCTGGATCCCATCGAAGCGACGGACACCTCCTCGGGGATCCTGATCCAGCAGATGTTCGACCCGCTGATGAACTACCCCGACGGGCTGCCGACGGTCGAGGGCCTGATGGCCGCCGACTACTCGGTGTCCGACGACTTCCTCACCTACGAGTTCCAGCTCGCGGACGCCCAGTTCCACGACGGCAGCGACGTGACGGCGTCCGACTTCGCCTACGCCTTCGAGCGGCTGGCCGCCTCGGAGAACTCCAGCCGGGCGTACTTCATCCTCGATTCGCTCGGTGTCACCCACGAGACGACGACCGAGACGGTCGACGGCGAGGAGGAGGAGGTCTACGAGCCCGGGACGCTGGGCGTCGAGGCCGTCGACGAGTCGACGCTGCGGATCGAGCTGTCCGAGCCGTTCCACGCCTCCCTGGAGATGCTCGCCTACACCGCGTTCTCCCCCATCCCGGAGGGCACCATCGGCGACGTCGAGGGGTACGACGGCGAGGTGGAACAGGACGAGTTCGCCACCTCGAACCCCATCGGGAACGGCCCCTTCGAGTTCGACGACTGGGAGTCGGGCACCGAGGCGCGCGTCGGCGCCTTCGACGACTACTACGGCGAGGGGCCGAACGTCGACGGCGTCCACTGGGCGGTCATCGAGGACGACACGGCCCGGTACAACTACCTGATGAACCGCAACGCGGACATCGCCGAGAACTTCCCCACGGCCCAGTACGATCCCTCGAAGGTCTCCGTCGAGAACGAGGACGAGTACGGGCGCCAGACCGGGACCTACGGCGACGTGCGCAACGGCGCGACGATGAACTACGCCGCCGTCGCCGACATCGGCGTCTACTACCTCGGGTTCAACATGGACCGGGTAGAGAAGCCCATCCGCCAGGCGGTCGCGTACGCGCTGAACCAGCACACCGTCGTCGAGCAGATCTTCAAGCAGCGCGGTGAGCCGGCGTACAACTTCACGCCGCCGTCGATCTTCCCCGGCGGGGCCGAGAACTACCGTAGCCGCGCCGAGAACGAGTACCCCTACGGGTACGGCGAGACGCAGATGGACCAGGCCCGCTCCGTGATGGAGGAAGCGGGCTACAGCGACAGCGAGCGGGCCAGCGTCGAGCTGACCATCTACGAGTCCGAGGTCTGGAGCAACACCGCCAGCATCCTCCGGGACCAGCTCCAGAGCGCCTACGTCGACCTGGAGGTCAACCAGGCGCCGTTCAACACCCTGCTGGAGCGCGGCCGCAACGGCGAGCTACAGATGTACTCGCTGGGCTGGGTCGCCGACTGGCCCGCCCCGGACAACTTCCTCCAGCTGCTGAACCCGCCACAGACCGACACCAGCATGGACTTCCCCGTCTCGTATCTCAACTGGAACTCCGAGACGGGCGACGCCGCGGGGCAGGCCGCCGACGCCTACCAGACCGTGCTGGACAACTCGGCGCCGACCGACGAGGACCGGAGCGCCCGCGAGGACGCGTACGTCGAGATCGAGAACGCCAACTGGGAGGACGTCGCTATGCTGCCGGTCTACCACCAGCTCAGCGAGGTGTTCTGGTACGACCACGTCGACATCGAGCCGTTCGGCGGCATGGGACCGAGCCGCCAGATGATGAACGACGTCTCCGTCGGCGACCGGGAGTAACGCAGCGTCGATCCCGCCCTGCCGCTTTCCGGCGGACTGCGCCCGGACTGATCACAACAACGAAAGCATGTCACTACGCACGTCAGTACCACGTCTAGACCGCCCATGAGCCGGGCCACCTATCTGCTCAAGCGACTGCTCATGTCGATTCCCGTCGTCATCTTCGGGACGACGGTCACGTTCGCCATCATCCGGCTCGGACCGCTCAGTCCGGCGGACGCCATCCTCGGGCAGGACCCCGACCCGCGGGCCGTCGAGCGGATCGAGCAGCGACTCGGCCTCGACGAGCCCCTCTGGGAGCAGTACTTCCAGTTCATGGGCGACCTGTTCACGTTCGACCTGGGACAATCGTGGGTGATCAGCTCGGGCACGCCGGCCGTCGAGCTGATCGCCGCCTACGCCCCCCGGACCATCTGGCTCGGGTTCTGGTCGATCCTGATAGCACTGCTGATCGGCATTCCGCTGGGCTTCTACGCGGGCCTGCACCCGAACACGCTCTCTGACTACACCGCTTCCTTCGGCGGCATCGTCTGGCGCGCCATGCCGAACTTCTGGCTGGCGGTCATCCTCGTGACGGTCCTCTCGCAGTCCCAGCAGCTGTTCGGCTTCGACTGGCAGACCTTCCTGGTCGAGACCAACGTGGTCACGTCGCCGAACCTCGGCGTGTTCGCCAGGCCGTCGCGGCTGCTGACCGACCCGCGGGCCGCCTGGACGGACGTGCTCGCGGCGACCAAACAGATCCTGCCGGCCGCGCTCGTGCTCGGATCGGCGTCGATGGGGACCGAGATGCGCATCGGCCGGACGGCCGTCCTCGAGACGATCAACGAGAAGTACGTCGAGACGGCCCGGGCCAAGGGCGTCCCGCCGCGCGTGCTCGTCTGGAAGCACGTCTTCCGCAACGCGCTGATCCCGCTGGTCCCCGTGATCACGGCCGAGGCGTTCATCCTCGTCGGTGGCTCGGTCCTCGTCGAGACGGTCTTCGCCATCAACGGGATCGGCCGCCTGTTCTTCCAGGCCTCCGTCCAGGGCGACCTCCCGCTGGTCGGGACGCTGATGTACCTGTTCATCCTGCTGATCGTCGGCCTGAACATCGTCCAGGACATCGCCTACACGATCATCGATCCGCGCGTGGGGTACGAAAAGACATGAACGAGAGGGATACGCGACTCGACGACGAGGCGGACAGACCGCTCGGGGACCGCGTCAGGGCCGCGCCCGGACCGGCGCTCGTGTGGCTCGCCGGCCTGGCGCTGCTCGTGCTCCTCGAGGCGCCGTTCTACCTCGAGGGGGTGTTCAGCGCAGTAAGCGGCGCGCTCGGTGCCCTCCCCGGCGACCCCGGAGCCGACCTCGCCGCGGGCGTCTCCGCCGCCTTCGCCGAGGTGCCCCACCTGCTGAGCCGCGACCTGATCCCCAACCGGGGCTACCGGGACGGGAGCCAGTGGCAGGGGACGTTCCTCGGACTGGAGCCGATGCTCGCCTGGCTCGTCCGGTTCGTCCTGGTGTACGCCTACGTCGCGGTGCTGCTGGGGTGGCTGTGGTACGGGTACGTCCTCTTCCGGCGCCACTACCGCGCGGCCGACTGGACGCCGACCGACGACGT of the Halomicrobium salinisoli genome contains:
- a CDS encoding ABC transporter permease, encoding MSRATYLLKRLLMSIPVVIFGTTVTFAIIRLGPLSPADAILGQDPDPRAVERIEQRLGLDEPLWEQYFQFMGDLFTFDLGQSWVISSGTPAVELIAAYAPRTIWLGFWSILIALLIGIPLGFYAGLHPNTLSDYTASFGGIVWRAMPNFWLAVILVTVLSQSQQLFGFDWQTFLVETNVVTSPNLGVFARPSRLLTDPRAAWTDVLAATKQILPAALVLGSASMGTEMRIGRTAVLETINEKYVETARAKGVPPRVLVWKHVFRNALIPLVPVITAEAFILVGGSVLVETVFAINGIGRLFFQASVQGDLPLVGTLMYLFILLIVGLNIVQDIAYTIIDPRVGYEKT
- a CDS encoding alpha/beta fold hydrolase, with product MAESQATTEGATPVAVDDLVEHHRVRVNGVSLHYVTAGPEDGDLAVLLHGFPDFWYSWRHQIPALVDAGYRVLAPDMRGYNRSEAPGGVAAYDLDELVADVAGLIEHAGRERAHVVGHDWGGLVAWQVGIDRPDVVDRLAVLNAPHPAAYVRDLTTWEQLQKSWYVFWFQVPRLPEWGFARDDFAVFDEIFDEGTARPNAVTDADLERYREAFRRNGPRGPINYYRALARRRAKQGAGALLGGGRPDWRVDVPALLLWGERDMALATSLTRGVDRWVPDLRVERYGDAGHWVQFDASERVTEALVDFLAGDAGTGTAEAE
- a CDS encoding aryl-sulfate sulfotransferase, which encodes MDATRAVTALLAVVTVTAGFAPAAATAATGPAVGSSTAASGPALQTDASNPCVGTIRERPENATLLSLQGARGSSYTTALLTGIAPNGSIIGVHNVTGHGGRWAYDVDPLANGNLLMASTEPGITVVTEIDPATGEHVSVRRFEDVEDGHDADLHGDELYLVDKGDERNRVLIYNLTREEITWQYRFDEHSEAFPRDGGGPYADDWTHVNDVERIGDGLIMASIRNFDEVVAIDRETKEIAWTLGEDGNHDVLFEQHNPDYFEGENGTPTVIVADSRNDRVVEYARIEAGADVDLGANATRVNDEWVRTWTLEGGQLDDPRDADRLPNGNTLVSDRRGHRLLEVTPAGEVVWEVYGPWQPYDAERIGTGDESSGPTMREADATGTVEMTGSQGIDVDRQEQCYEYLTSSDRDDRLLPPGALDGGASDQSTTDAGGANATDQSDERVTATPALGTGSDGSDGWTVAAGLLGAAALVAAALLTRRLG
- a CDS encoding ABC transporter substrate-binding protein; this translates as MSSDRALERRNFLKATGSAAAAAAFAGCSGDGGDQGNDTGTQTGSGDFSTELKQEGDLWRVLSGTITTLDPIEATDTSSGILIQQMFDPLMNYPDGLPTVEGLMAADYSVSDDFLTYEFQLADAQFHDGSDVTASDFAYAFERLAASENSSRAYFILDSLGVTHETTTETVDGEEEEVYEPGTLGVEAVDESTLRIELSEPFHASLEMLAYTAFSPIPEGTIGDVEGYDGEVEQDEFATSNPIGNGPFEFDDWESGTEARVGAFDDYYGEGPNVDGVHWAVIEDDTARYNYLMNRNADIAENFPTAQYDPSKVSVENEDEYGRQTGTYGDVRNGATMNYAAVADIGVYYLGFNMDRVEKPIRQAVAYALNQHTVVEQIFKQRGEPAYNFTPPSIFPGGAENYRSRAENEYPYGYGETQMDQARSVMEEAGYSDSERASVELTIYESEVWSNTASILRDQLQSAYVDLEVNQAPFNTLLERGRNGELQMYSLGWVADWPAPDNFLQLLNPPQTDTSMDFPVSYLNWNSETGDAAGQAADAYQTVLDNSAPTDEDRSAREDAYVEIENANWEDVAMLPVYHQLSEVFWYDHVDIEPFGGMGPSRQMMNDVSVGDRE
- a CDS encoding anthranilate phosphoribosyltransferase gives rise to the protein MAQTTREYGEWPLKRLMTEVVGSGHKSADDMDRGQAREAFQRILDGEPDETTLGAFWLANRWKRNSPEELAAFVDVMREESVETGVPDADPVDCGANYDGKGDSAILGVAAGVVAAAAGTPVVVHSGDRVPTQKQDAYKHVLDELGVRTAVSPGESVDMVDETGFGFYYQPEFNPGVVDLFDRRDEMGVRTFVNTVETLANPADADVHLGSFYHLAFATKMTDTLQQAQTQDVSRTLFFQGMEGYDDVRPGSTVVAEWNDGDDELDDFEIKTADYGMDVESEDLEVDDVAADSAAITEDVVAGEREDGFADAVALNAALRIYAREDADSIDEGLEMAREAIDDGSAAAVLEDLQAF
- a CDS encoding ferredoxin, which translates into the protein MADQDGPIDPSDVGETDAPPVEDKPYKIIFEANKCIGAGKCAEVSDNWELSLDTGIAAPKAYFVGEEQVDDEIRAAEVCPAKKDRGVIHVVDRRTNEEIAPDPEGDGTLSVDW
- a CDS encoding peptidylprolyl isomerase gives rise to the protein MSDLTATIHTTKGDIEIELFDERAPRTVEAFVDHATEAESYDDAEIGPGEGAWEDPETGEKRVDPIYDGVEFHRVIEDFMIQTGDPEGTGRGGPGYTFEDEFHDELRHDSAGKVSMANRGPDTNGSQFFITLAETPHLDDKHAVFGEVVDGMDVVEEIGGVDTDMHDRPTTPIEIESVEIHD